In Streptomyces nodosus, one DNA window encodes the following:
- the nudC gene encoding NAD(+) diphosphatase, translated as MTTWTDHTADRPISLTAPSGIDRAAHHRLDEAWLAAAWSHPTTRCFVVSGGQVLIDEGPDGRTELVMTPSFEAPLTEAHRYFLGTDEDGVSYFALQKDSLPGRMDQSARPAGLRAAGMLLSPRDAGLLVHAVALENWQRMHRFCSRCGERTVIAAAGHIRRCPACGAEHYPRTDPAVIMAVTDDQDRILLGRQVHWPEGRFSTLAGFVEPGESIEQAVRREVFEEAGVHVGEVEYIASQPWPFPSSLMLGFLARATSTEIDVDGEEIHEARWFSREDLGDAFESGEVLPPYGISIAARLIELWYGKPLPTRSV; from the coding sequence GTGACCACCTGGACCGACCACACCGCCGACCGTCCCATCTCGCTCACCGCCCCGAGCGGCATCGACCGTGCCGCCCACCACCGGCTCGACGAGGCATGGCTCGCCGCGGCGTGGAGTCATCCGACGACCCGCTGCTTCGTCGTCTCCGGCGGCCAGGTCCTCATCGACGAGGGGCCCGACGGGCGGACCGAGCTGGTCATGACCCCCTCCTTCGAGGCGCCGCTCACCGAGGCCCACCGCTACTTCCTGGGCACCGACGAGGACGGCGTCAGCTACTTCGCCCTCCAGAAGGACAGCCTCCCGGGGCGCATGGACCAGTCCGCGCGACCGGCGGGCCTGCGCGCGGCCGGCATGCTGCTGTCCCCGCGCGACGCCGGCCTGCTGGTGCATGCGGTCGCCCTGGAGAACTGGCAGCGCATGCACCGGTTCTGCTCGCGCTGCGGCGAACGCACGGTCATCGCGGCCGCCGGACACATCCGCCGCTGCCCGGCCTGCGGTGCCGAGCACTATCCGCGCACCGACCCCGCGGTGATCATGGCCGTCACCGACGACCAGGACCGGATCCTGCTCGGCCGCCAGGTGCACTGGCCCGAGGGCCGCTTCTCGACGCTCGCCGGTTTCGTGGAACCGGGGGAGTCCATCGAGCAGGCGGTGCGCCGCGAGGTCTTCGAGGAGGCGGGCGTCCACGTCGGCGAGGTCGAGTACATCGCCAGCCAGCCCTGGCCCTTCCCGTCCAGCCTGATGCTGGGCTTCCTCGCCCGGGCCACCTCCACCGAGATCGATGTGGACGGCGAGGAGATCCACGAGGCCCGCTGGTTCTCCCGCGAGGACCTGGGTGACGCCTTCGAGTCCGGTGAGGTCCTGCCCCCGTACGGCATCTCCATCGCCGCCCGCCTGATCGAACTGTGGTACGGCAAGCCCCTGCCGACGAGGAGCGTCTGA
- a CDS encoding mycoredoxin, with protein MPGTVTMYSTTWCGYCRRLKGQLDREGITYNEINIEQDPDSAAFVEKANGGNQTVPTVRVVPTAGGAEVVMTNPSLAQVKQALGA; from the coding sequence ATGCCGGGCACTGTGACGATGTACAGCACCACGTGGTGCGGCTACTGCCGTCGGCTGAAGGGCCAGCTGGACCGTGAGGGCATCACGTACAACGAGATCAACATCGAGCAGGACCCGGACTCCGCGGCGTTCGTCGAGAAGGCCAACGGCGGAAACCAGACCGTCCCCACGGTCCGGGTGGTTCCCACCGCGGGCGGTGCCGAGGTCGTGATGACCAACCCGAGCCTCGCCCAGGTGAAGCAGGCCCTCGGCGCCTGA